From a single Glycine soja cultivar W05 chromosome 19, ASM419377v2, whole genome shotgun sequence genomic region:
- the LOC114399453 gene encoding uncharacterized protein LOC114399453 isoform X2, which produces MRQGQDNLSRGIRSSLLTFFPRNQVEVPNDRSIGKLCDYTARNPLCIPKNSFHEVLVRSFQLAFSLWNISLKEGPLPPSRRRSLFTLAMSMIVFSSKEYNIDHLVQSAKAVLRRERLIPTFS; this is translated from the exons ATGA GGCAAGGTCAAGACAACCTGTCAAGAGGTATAAGAAGCTCATTGCTGACATTTTTCCCTCGTAACCAG GTGGAAGTGCCAAATGATAGAAGCATTGGAAAATTATGTGATTATACTGCCAGAAATCCTTTATGCATCCCAAAG AATTCTTTTCATGAGGTACTAGTTCGGAGTTTTCAGCTTGCTTTTTCTTTATGGAATATTTCTCTTAAAGAAG GGCCATTGCCACCATCTCGTCGGAGATCACTCTTTACTCTGGCAATGTCAATGATTGTGTTTTCTTCAAAAGAATACAACATTGATCATCTTGTCCAGAGTGCCAAGGCAGTGCTTAGGAGAGAAAG GTTGATCCCTACCTTCAGTTAA
- the LOC114399550 gene encoding uncharacterized protein LOC114399550: MGSEMQPFVETPPKVVEPNRYSHRSIETLVVVIAVITIVGVIAGMIARLCGGRHFGGNGENDIEGWVEKKCRSCIDGGLPPPPPPPEEPKPAPAPEGDASK; encoded by the coding sequence ATGGGGAGTGAAATGCAACCCTTTGTAGAGACACCACCAAAAGTGGTGGAACCAAACCGTTATTCACATAGGTCAATTGAGACACTGGTGGTGGTCATAGCAGTGATCACAATAGTTGGTGTCATTGCAGGAATGATTGCTAGATTGTGTGGTGGAAGGCACTTTGGGGGCAATGGGGAGAATGACATAGAAGGTTGGGTTGAAAAGAAGTGTAGAAGTTGCATTGATGGAGGACTCCCACCTCCACCTCCTCCACCTGAAGAACCAAAGCCAGCACCAGCACCGGAAGGGGATGCAAGTAAATGA
- the LOC114399453 gene encoding uncharacterized protein LOC114399453 isoform X1, producing MSKVSGVISRQVLPACGLVALFVYSALSSGQGQDNLSRGIRSSLLTFFPRNQVEVPNDRSIGKLCDYTARNPLCIPKNSFHEVLVRSFQLAFSLWNISLKEGPLPPSRRRSLFTLAMSMIVFSSKEYNIDHLVQSAKAVLRRERLIPTFS from the exons ATGAGTAAGGTTTCTGGTGTTATTTCCCGTCAAGTTTTGCCTGCTTGTGGGCTTGTGGCTCTCTTTGTTTATTCTGCCCTTTCCTCAGGGCAAGGTCAAGACAACCTGTCAAGAGGTATAAGAAGCTCATTGCTGACATTTTTCCCTCGTAACCAG GTGGAAGTGCCAAATGATAGAAGCATTGGAAAATTATGTGATTATACTGCCAGAAATCCTTTATGCATCCCAAAG AATTCTTTTCATGAGGTACTAGTTCGGAGTTTTCAGCTTGCTTTTTCTTTATGGAATATTTCTCTTAAAGAAG GGCCATTGCCACCATCTCGTCGGAGATCACTCTTTACTCTGGCAATGTCAATGATTGTGTTTTCTTCAAAAGAATACAACATTGATCATCTTGTCCAGAGTGCCAAGGCAGTGCTTAGGAGAGAAAG GTTGATCCCTACCTTCAGTTAA
- the LOC114399548 gene encoding polygalacturonase-like → MALLKHLLLSFTMIIISFVACYSTLQEDPPSSIYVDHSPSIDDGGTVKNLIEQSTNVLSLNRFDKRNSLKKVSVNDYGAKGNGDTDDTEAFKKAWDVVCSSGEAILVVPQANYLLKPIRFSGPCEPNVEVQISGTLDASDDPSDYEDDSKHWLVFDNIKKLFVYGGGTIDGNGNIWWKNSCKRNKKRPCKDAPTALTFYNCEDLTVENLRIENAQQIHVSFQDSVNVQVSGLNVTAPEDSPNTDGIHVTNTQNIQISSSVIGTGDDCISIVHGSKDVEATDITCGPGHGISIGSLGAGKSKEFVSGIRVNRAKIFGTKNGVRIKTWQGGSGSASDIQFQNIEMDNVTNPIIINQNYCDKKKKPCKKLLSKKSAIQIKNVLYQNITGTSASDIAVRFDCSDKFPCQEIVLQNIDLQCEGGDDADAMCNNVELSYLGHVRPRCNSKKRKAFTTITSILKYFSWYI, encoded by the exons ATGGCCCTCCTCAAACACCTCCTCCTCTCATTCACCATGATCATCATTTCTTTTGTTGCTTGTTATAGCACTTTGCAAGAGGACCCACCTAGTAGTATATATGTTGATCATTCACCTTCTATTGACGATGGTGGGACAGTCAAGAACTTGATCGAGCAAAGCACAAATGTTTTGAGCTTAAACAGGTTTGACAAGCGTAATTCGCTTAAAAAGGTTAGTGTCAATGATTATGGAGCTAAGGGGAATGGTGATACTGATGACACAGAG GCTTTCAAGAAGGCTTGGGATGTAGTATGTTCTTCTGGGGAAGCAATTCTTGTGGTGCCTCAGGCGAATTATTTGCTCAAACCAATCAGATTCTCTGGCCCTTGCGAACCTAACGTTGAAGTCCAG ATTTCTGGAACCCTTGATGCATCAGATGATCCATCAGATTACGAAGATGACAGCAAACACTGGCTTGTATTTGACAATATTAAGAAACTATTTGTTTATGGTGGTGGAACCATTGATGGAAACGGCAACATATGGTGGAAAAACTCATGCAAAAGGAACAAAAAGCGT CCCTGCAAGGATGCCCCAACG GCTCTGACTTTCTATAATTGCGAGGACTTAACAGTTGAGAATTTGAGAATAGAAAATGCTCAACAAATCCACGTTTCATTTCAGGACTCCGTGAATGTTCAGGTTTCTGGCCTTAACGTGACCGCACCAGAGGATAGCCCCAACACTGATGGGATTCATGTCACCAATACGCAAAATATTCAAATCTCAAGCTCTGTGATAGGAACTG GTGATGATTGTATATCTATTGTACATGGATCTAAAGATGTAGAAGCCACAGATATTACCTGTGGACCGGGCCATGGTATCAG TATTGGAAGCTTAGGGGCCGGAAAATCCAAGGAATTTGTTTCAGGAATACGAGTGAATAGAGCCAAGATTTTTGGAACTAAAAATGGAGTTAGAATTAAGACATGGCAG GGAGGTTCAGGAAGTGCTAGCGACATCCAGTTTCAGAACATTGAAATGGACAATGTGACCAACCCCATAATAATAAATCAGAATTACTGCGACAAGAAAAAGAAGCCATGCAAAAAACTG CTCTCGAAGAAATCCGCGATCCAAATCAAGAATGTGTTGTACCAGAACATAACGGGCACAAGTGCTTCTGATATAGCTGTGAGGTTTGATTGCAGCGATAAATTTCCATGCCAGGAGATAGTGTTGCAGAACATAGACCTCCAATGTGAAGGAGGAGATGATGCCGATGCTATGTGTAACAATGTTGAATTGTCTTACTTAGGACACGTTAGGCCTCGTTGCAACTCAAAAAAGAGAAAGGCATTTACTACTATTACCTCCATATTGAAATACTTCTCATGGTACATATGA
- the LOC114400631 gene encoding leucine-rich repeat receptor-like tyrosine-protein kinase PXC3, whose amino-acid sequence MEFVCLLYILLAWCLSSSELVGAELQDQDILNAINQELRVPGWGDANNSNYCTWQGVSCGNHSMVEGLDLSHRNLRGNVTLMSELKALKRLDLSNNNFDGSIPPAFGNLSDLEVLDLSSNKFQGSIPPQLGGLTNLKSLNLSNNVLVGEIPIELQGLEKLQDFQISSNHLSGLVPSWVGNLTNLRLFTAYENRLDGRIPDDLGLISDLQILNLHSNQLEGPIPASIFVPGKLEVLVLTQNNFSGELPKEIGNCKALSSIRIGNNHLVGTIPKTIGNLSSLTYFEADNNNLSGEVVSEFAQCSNLTLLNLASNGFTGTIPQDFGQLMNLQELILSGNSLFGDIPTSILSCKSLNKLDISNNRFNGTIPNEICNISRLQYLLLDQNFITGEIPHEIGNCAKLLELQLGSNILTGTIPPEIGRIRNLQIALNLSFNHLHGSLPPELGKLDKLVSLDVSNNRLSGNIPPELKGMLSLIEVNFSNNLFGGPVPTFVPFQKSPSSSYLGNKGLCGEPLNSSCGDLYDDHKAYHHRVSYRIILAVIGSGLAVFMSVTIVVLLFMIRERQEKVAKDAGIVEDGSNDNPTIIAGTVFVDNLKQAVDLDTVIKATLKDSNKLSSGTFSTVYKAVMPSGVVLSVRRLKSVDKTIIHHQNKMIRELERLSKVCHDNLVRPIGYVIYEDVALLLHHYFPNGTLAQLLHESTRKPEYQPDWPSRLSIAIGVAEGLAFLHHVAIIHLDISSGNVLLDANSKPLVAEIEISKLLDPTKGTASISAVAGSFGYIPPEYAYTMQVTAPGNVYSYGVVLLEILTTRLPVDEDFGEGVDLVKWVHSAPVRGDTPEQILDAKLSTVSFGWRKEMLAALKVAMLCTDNTPAKRPKMKNVVEMLREITQN is encoded by the exons ATGGAATTTGTATGCTTGTTGTATATTCTGCTAGCTTGGTGTCTTTCAAGTTCTGAACTTGTTGGTGCTGAGCTTCAGGACCAAGATATATTAAATGCCATCAACCAAGAGCTTAGAGTCCCTGGATGGGGGGATGCCAACAACTCAAATTACTGCACTTGGCAAGGTGTCAGCTGTGGTAACCACTCAATGGTGGAAGGCTTGGATCTGTCTCACCGGAATCTTCGAGGTAATGTAACTCTAATGTCTGAGCTCAAAGCTTTGAAGCGGCTTGATCTTTCGAATAATAACTTTGATGGATCAATTCCTCCTGCTTTTGGAAATTTATCTGATCTTGAAGTTCTAGATTTGTCTTCAAATAAGTTCCAGGGTTCAATTCCACCTCAGTTGGGTGGTCTCACAAACCTCAAATCATTGAACCTTTCCAATAATGTGCTTGTGGGAGAGATTCCAATTGAACTTCAGGGCTTAGAGAAATTGCAGGATTTTCAAATTTCTAGTAATCATTTGAGTGGTCTTGTACCTTCTTGGGTGGGAAATTTAACCAATCTGAGGCTTTTCACTGCTTATGAGAACCGTTTAGATGGCAGGATTCCAGATGATCTAGGCTTGATTTCCGATCTTCAAATACTTAACCTGCACTCTAACCAGCTTGAAGGTCCAATACCAGCAAGCATTTTTGTGCCAGGGAAGTTGGAAGTTCTGGTTCTCACCCAGAATAATTTTAGTGGTGAGCTTCCTAAGGAAATTGGGAATTGCAAAGCCCTTTCCAGCATTCGAATTGGAAACAACCATCTAGTAGGTACCATTCCAAAGACCATTGGAAATCTTAGTAGTCTAACTTACTTTGAAGCCGATAATAATAATCTTTCCGGTGAGGTTGTGTCTGAATTTGCTCAGTGTTCTAATCTGACTCTCCTGAATTTGGCTTCAAATGGGTTTACTGGAACAATTCCACAAGACTTTGGACAGCTTATGAACCTTCAGGAATTAATTCTTTCTGGAAATAGCCTATTTGGTGATATTCCAACATCGATTCTGAGTTGCAAAAGTCTTAACAAGCTTGATATTAGCAACAACCGATTCAATGGGACAATTCCAAATGAAATCTGCAATATCTCCCGATTGCAGTACTTGCTGTTGGATCAGAATTTCATTACAGGAGAGATCCCTCATGAAATTGGAAATTGTGCAAAACTTCTTGAATTACAATTGGGCAGTAATATTTTGACTGGAACTATTCCTCCTGAGATTGGTCGCATTAGGAACTTGCAGATAGCTTTAAATTTGAGCTTCAATCATCTTCATGGATCACTGCCCCCTGAATTAGGAAAGCTGGACAAACTTGTTTCTCTGGATGTTTCAAACAATCGGCTATCGGGTAATATCCCACCTGAGCTTAAGGGAATGTTGAGCTTGATAGAGGTGAACTTCTCAAATAATCTGTTCGGAGGTCCTGTGCCAACATTTGTACCATTTCAGAAGAGTCCTAGTTCAAGTTATTTGGGCAATAAAGGGCTTTGTGGAGAGCCTTTGAACTCTTCATGTGGAGACCTTTATGATGATCACAAGGCTTACCATCACAGGGTTTCTTACAGAATCATACTGGCTGTAATTGGTTCTGGTTTGGCTGTTTTTATGTCAGTAACCATAGTGGTCTTGCTGTTTATGATCAGGGAGAGGCAAGAAAAAGTAGCCAAAGATGCTGGGATTGTTGAAGATGGTTCCAATGACAACCCAACTATAATTGCAGGGACTGTTTTTGTTGATAATCTAAAACAAGCAGTAGACCTTGATACCGTCATTAAAGCAACGCTGAAAGACAGCAACAAGCTCAGCAGTGGAACTTTCAGCACTGTTTACAAGGCAGTCATGCCTTCTGGGGTGGTCTTATCTGTTAGGAGACTGAAGTCTGTAGACAAGACAATAATCCACCACCAGAACAAGATGATTAGAGAACTTGAAAGACTGAGCAAAGTTTGCCATGATAATCTAGTGCGTCCCATTGGCTATGTCATTTATGAAGATGTTGCTCTTCTCTTGCATCATTATTTTCCAAATGGAACATTAGCTCAGCTTCTTCATGAATCTACCAGGAAACCTGAATATCAGCCTGACTGGCCATCTAGGTTATCCATTGCCATTGGTGTGGCAGAAGGTTTGGCTTTCCTTCATCATGTGGCAATCATTCATCTTGATATCTCTTCTGGCAATGTTCTCTTGGATGCAAATTCCAAGCCGTTGGTTGCGGAGATTGAGATTTCAAAACTTCTTGATCCAACCAAAGGCACTGCAAGTATTAGTGCAGTTGCTGGTTCCTTTGGTTACATACCACCAG AATATGCATATACTATGCAAGTCACAGCACCAGGAAATGTTTATAGCTATGGTGTTGTTCTGCTGGAAATCCTTACAACTAGACTACCAGTTGATGAGGATTTTGGTGAAGGTGTAGATTTGGTGAAATGGGTTCATAGTGCTCCAGTAAGAGGGGATACTCCCGAGCAGATATTGGATGCTAAGCTTAGCACAGTTTCCTTTGGTTGGAGGAAAGAAATGCTTGCTGCTTTGAAGGTCGCGATGCTGTGCACTGACAACACACCAGCCAAACGACCAAAAATGAAGAATGTAGTGGAAATGCTTCGAGAGATAACACAAAATTGA
- the LOC114399716 gene encoding probable galactinol--sucrose galactosyltransferase 2, producing MDFIVPSRLLMIFTLAILLPTPSIFHLMHTTHFSLENSCNLTGTCFIVYTQQQIIMLQLVQLVDVQFMLGNHNFDLLKKLVLPDGSVLRAQLPGRPTRDSLFVDPARDGTSLLKIWNMNKCSGVAGVFNCQGAGWCKIEKKTRIHDISPGTLTASVCASDVDLITQVAGAEWLGETIVYAYRSGEVIRLPKGVSVPVTLKVLEFELFHFCPIQEIAPSISFAAIGLLDMFNTGGSVEHVEIHRASNNKPELFDGEVLSEMTSWLSSNRAATTTIALRVRGRGRFGVYSSQRPLKCVVGGTETDFNYDSDTGLTTFSIPVPPEEMYRWSIEFQV from the exons ATGGACTTTATAGTGCCAAGCAGACTTCTGATGATTTTTACCCTCGCCATCCTGCTTCCCACACCATCCATATTTCATCTGATGCATACAACTCACTTTTCCTTGGAGAATTCATGTAACCTGACTGGGACATGTTTCAT AGTTTACACCCAGCAGCAGATTATCATGCTGCAGCTCGTGCAATTGGTGGATGTCCAATTTATGTTAG GCAACCACAATTTTGATCTTCTTAAGAAGCTGGTTCTCCCTGATGGTTCGGTTCTCCGTGCTCAGTTACCTGGTAGGCCCACTCGTGATTCTCTATTTGTTGATCCAGCCAGAGATGGGACTAG CTTGCTCAAAATATGGAACATGAACAAATGCTCTGGAGTTGCTGGTGTATTTAACTGCCAAGGTGCTGGGTGGTGCAAGATAGAGAAGAAAACCCGCATCCATGATATATCTCCTGGTACACTCACTGCCTCTGTCTGTGCTTCTGATGTTGACCTCATCACACAAGTAGCAGGTGCTGAATGGCTTGGAGAGACAATTGTTTATGCTTACAGATCAG GTGAGGTGATTCGGCTACCAAAAGGGGTTTCTGTTCCAGTGACTCTAAAAGTTCTGGAGTTTGAGCTTTTCCACTTCTGTCCAATCCAA GAAATAGCACCAAGTATTTCATTTGCAGCAATAGGGCTACTGGATATGTTCAACACTGGAGGATCAGTGGAGCATGTTGAAATTCATCGAGCTTCTAACAACAAACCAGAACTGTTTGATGGTGAGGTGTTATCGGAAATGACCTCTTGGCTCAGTTCTAACCGAGCAGCAACGACAACTATTGCTCTTAGAGTCAGGGGAAGGGGCAGATTTGGAGTTTACTCCTCCCAGAGACCACTGAAGTGTGTGGTAGGTGGCACTGAAACCGACTTCAACTACGACTCAGATACTGGGTTGACAACCTTCTCCATCCCAGTTCCTCCAGAGGAGATGTACAGATGGTCAATAGAGTTCCAAGTTTGA
- the LOC114399321 gene encoding zinc finger AN1 and C2H2 domain-containing stress-associated protein 16-like: protein MGTPEFPHLGKHCSVSYCKQLDFLPFTCDRCNQVYCLLHRGYIKHKCTKANKQDVTVAICPLCAKGVRLIPDQDPNITWDNHVNVDCDPSNYEKVTEKRKCPAPGCKEVLVFSNTIKCRDCLKDHCLKHRFGPDHKCSGPQKLETSFSFMGLLNRSRKEGPKPNLASTTSSKWSSSFLNVASNIRASAETGMSKLSDEINQVWQAATTRDGMGQSSGSGNRNDHQVEQCPQCRSKFSSVTALVDHVQQVHERNGNRLGVKKIDACPKCSKGFLDPVSLVEHVERDHGGGSGA, encoded by the exons ATGGGGACTCCGGAATTTCCTCATCTCGGCAAGCATTGCTCTGTTTCTTATTGCAAGCAGCTTGATTTCTTGCCCTTCACATGCGATCGCTGCAATCag GTATATTGTTTGTTGCATCGAGGTTATATTAAACATAAGTGCACAAAGGCCAACAAACAAGATGTCACAGTTGCCATATGTCCTCTCTGTGCCAAAGGAGTTCGCCTCATTCCAGATCAAGACCCTAACATAACATGGGACAACCATGTTAACGTTGATTGCGACCCATCAAATTACGAGAAAGTCACAGAGAAGAGAAAATGCCCTGCCCCCGGATGCAAAGAGGTCTTGGTATTCTCCAACACAATCAAGTGCAGGGACTGCCTGAAAGACCATTGCTTGAAGCACCGGTTCGGCCCCGATCACAAATGTTCTGGTCCCCAAAAGTTGGAGACAAGTTTTTCATTCATGGGTCTTTTGAATAGGAGTAGAAAAGAGGGGCCAAAGCCCAATTTAGCTTCAACAACATCATCTAAGTGGAGTTCAAGCTTTCTCAACGTGGCCTCTAATATTCGCGCCTCAGCTGAAACGGGCATGTCGAAATTGAGCGATGAAATTAACCAAGTTTGGCAGGCAGCTACTACTAGAGATGGGATGGGGCAGAGCAGTGGCAGTGGAAATAGAAATGATCACCAAGTGGAGCAATGCCCTCAGTGTAGATCAAAGTTTTCCTCTGTGACTGCTTTGGTGGATCATGTGCAACAGGTTCATGAAAGAAATGGGAACCGATTAGGGGTTAAGAAGATTGATGCATGTCCTAAGTGTAGTAAGGGATTTCTAGACCCTGTGTCCCTTGTGGAGCATGTTGAGAGGGATCATGGAGGTGGTTCTGGAGCGTAG